In Oryza sativa Japonica Group chromosome 2, ASM3414082v1, the following are encoded in one genomic region:
- the LOC4331192 gene encoding U-box domain-containing protein 33 isoform X2, whose translation MGAASDKAYSRKMRAPRSKKARKVQLKASPSCKIWFVCKGNLICTREVNEGLNRTGSSTTSTTPRSSTSDYSRSRSSPRVHSLSSEQFGMQDPAEPTTSSVDQTPIREDNAMDRGTEGFNHEAVAVASSSTVPVSENVEAVQRSAAAVVQSLQEIEEDSPTPSGHGSEDAGDVSDAYDKFKDAVIEAENLRHEAYEETRRRQKVERDLADATRIANEAESSQQREARHRKEVEERLARERAAMEQDRRELDDILEQTREVDARAAELELQITSSERMMRDLEAKLSESYDLLHQLRRERRRDDVPAEAMAGSEAGDQRLTFLRLGLPELEEATNHFDESVRIGGGDGSRGSVYRGDLRSMAVAVKMIGRDVAVDEVGFCREVEAVGRARHPNLVTLVGACPEARAVVHEFVPGGSLEDRLAGAAPALPWHELCGVAHRACSALAFLHSTQPRATVHGDVRPANILLGEECCSSKLAGLGMCRLVRSSGGVALSRPAVGYVDPRHLATGEMTPERDVYALGVVLLRLVTGKPPLMAKQEAREAAGGSKAWHEVFDASSGGWPLEVAREVALVGLKCCDVEEEPAGARRPGELLEEACGVLEAAMSAAPGRSWSSVSSSSDGGEGGAPSYFVCPILKEVMRDPQIAGDGFSYEAEAIREWLRSGRDTSPMTNLKLPRRELVPNHPLRDAIHHWRLRRAMRTNFTTGLDSYYY comes from the exons TCTGATTACTCGAGGTCGAGATCCTCGCCACGAGTGCACAGCCTAAGCAGCGAGCAATTCGGTATGCAGGATCCAGCCGAACCGACGACATCATCAGTTGATCAGACTCCTATCAGGGAGGACAATGCCATGGACCGTGGCACTGAGGGTTTTAATCATGAAGCAGTTGCTGTTGCTAGTTCATCAACAGTCCCAGTGTCTGAAAATGTAGAGGCTGTACAGAGATcagctgctgctgttgtgcAGTCTCTGCAAGAAATTGAAGAGGACTCACCAACTCCTTCAGGGCATGGTTCG GAGGATGCTGGTGATGTGAGCGATGCGTACGACAAGTTCAAGGATGCTGTGATAGAAGCCGAGAACCTCAGGCATGAGGCATACGAGGAGACTCGCCGGCGTCAAAAGGTCGAGCGCGACCTCGCCGACGCGACAAGAATT GCGAACGAAGCGGAGAGCTCGCAGCAGAGGGAGGCGAGGCATcggaaggaggtggaggagaggctGGCGAGGGAGCGCGCGGCCATGGAGCAGGACAGGCGAGAGCTCGACGACATACTCGAGCAGACACGCGAGGTGGacgcccgcgccgccgagctcgagctccagATCACGAGCTCCGAGCGGATGATGAGAGACCTCGAGGCCAAGCTGTCGGAATCGTACGACCTCCTCCACCAGCTCCGGCGAGAGCGCCGGCGCGACGATGTGCCGGCGGAAGCAATGGCGGGAAGCGAGGCTGGTGACCAGAGACTGACCTTCTTGCGGCTCGGCTTGCcggagctggaggaggcgaccaaCCATTTCGACGAATCTGTCAGGatcggaggcggcgacggcagccgtGGCAGCGTGTACAGGGGCGACCTGCGCAGCATGGCGGTCGCCGTCAAGATGATCGGCCGtgacgtcgccgtcgacgaggtCGGTTTCTGCCGCGAGGTGGAAGCCGTCGGCAGGGCGAGGCACCCGAACCTCGTCACGCTCGTGGGCGCGTGCCCGGAGGCCCGCGCCGTGGTGCACGAGTTCGTGCCGGGCGGGAGCTTGGAggaccgcctcgccggcgccgcgccggcgctgcCGTGGCACGAGCTGTGCGGCGTGGCGCACCGGGCATGCTCCGCGCTGGCGTTCCTCCACTCGACGCAGCCACGGGCGACGGTGCACGGCGACGTCCGGCCGGCGAACATCCTCCTGGGCGAGGAGTGCTGCTCGAGCAAGCTTGCCGGCCTCGGCATGTGCAGGCTGGtgcggagctccggcggcgtGGCGCTGTCAAGGCCGGCGGTGGGCTACGTGGACCCGCGGCACCTGGCGACGGGGGAGATGACCCCGGAACGCGACGTGTACGCGCTGGGCGTGGTCCTCCTCCGGCTCGTCACCGGGAAGCCGCCGTTGATGGCGAAGCAGGAGGCGCGGGAGGCCGCGGGCGGCAGCAAGGCGTGGCACGAGGTGTTCGACGCGAGCTCTGGAGGCTGGCCGTTGGAGGTCGCCAGGGAGGTGGCGCTCGTCGGGCTGAAATGCTGCGACGTGGAGGAGGAGCCAGCGGGAGCTCGCCGTCCCGGCGAACTTCTGGAGGAGGCATGCGGCGTGCTGGAGGCGGCGATGAGCGCGGCGCCGGGGAGGTCGTGGTCgtcggtgtcgtcgtcgtcggacggCGGTGAGGGCGGGGCGCCGTCCTACTTCGTGTGCCCGATCTTGAAGGAGGTGATGCGGGACCCGCAGATCGCCGGAGACGGGTTCTCGTACGAGGCGGAGGCGATCAGGGAGTGGCTGCGCAGCGGGCGCGACACGTCGCCGATGACGAACCTGAAGCTGCCCCGCCGCGAGCTCGTCCCCAACCATCCCCTCCGCGACGCCATCCACCACtggcgcctccgccgcgccatgCGAACCAACTTTACTACTGGATTAGATAGCTACTACTACTAG